tattgttgtgcagcactttggaaacattttgttgtttaaatgtgctatataaataaagtggattggattgtcacacctgccagcttgtcccatttcagtcctaacatgtccaaatacgcatttacctatgtgaacaagtcattacctgtggttgtctttttaattgactgcatggctgccagctcctccgtgatttgaaagtctgcagttatcccacataagaagaagagcagctgggcggtgtcacgtacatcgcagatctcatccaaagttagcgaaaaacagtccatgtctccgggcattatcagcgcaacagagtccaataagcactccttaataaactctccgtcagaaaacgccttactttttctggcgcttttgtgaaaaattacgaaacttgtcctgacagctgcaactctgggggtgtgaaatatggcaacaagtccttgttgggtttgcagttttaccatcaacgcatcagcctcccttgcgcgctcttcatcagacacattccggtattttccctcgtgtttcttcgtgtagtggcgattaaaattatattctttaaacacagcaacctgtgtaccacacattaagcacacggctttaccattcatttatgtaaagaaatacttggcagtccatgtcttgttgaaaacatgccattcgtcatcaacttttctctttttagcgtctcatcacttgtctctatgcaccttcactcacaggttccccccggacatacggcataaataacacatttcaaaataaaagcagcacagttgtattgcgcgcacgacatagatgttttttaaactgtattttgtaatttgtgattgcgccgttcaattcactcacaatcgcacacgcgcatacgtccacacggaagtaatacaaataacgcttttcaaaacaaaagcagcaccgttgtatttcacactcgacatagatactttttgacatttattttgtaatttatgattggcctcacgcgggccggacagggatgcgcaaagggccggatgcggcccgcgggccgtgcaatgcccaggtctggtataggaCATGTATATTCACAACAAGcagcaaacatatatatatagaaaagatTTGTGACCTACAGTCCTCACCCTCTTTTGGGAAATTCCTGCTTTTTGCACTGCCCACATCGTGTCCATGAACCAGCTCCGGTAGCGGGGGTGTCCTGGTGGGGGTCTGCGGACGTTAAGCAGCGCCGAGCTGTTGGCTCTGACTGCTAGACGAAGCATTTCCAACAGACTGCAAACCGTCTGGTTGCCTATTCTGCTCCGATCCCTGCCGGTCAACGTCTCTACTGTCCAGTAGGGGTCCCTCTGGGGATGAAGGAAAGAAACAGATACTGAGGGCAGGTTCCCTCTTACTATTTTCAGTCAGATAAAGCATACTATTTAGTTTGCTCTGCTAATATAGTTTGTTTGGTCAAGGTCCGCAGGAACGCAGTCCAACAAACCAAGGACCCGGCCAAACAAGGGGGCCAAGAATGAATAGTCAGTACCTCCATCACCACAGAGCCTCCAGTATTGTCTATTTTAATGAATTTTCAACTTTAAACACTGTTTCACAATATAAGTTTTTGgagataaaaaaacaactaaactaGAATCCCAAGTTACTACTTTATTTGGACGTTGACGGATTCAAAGAGGAATAAAGCCATACATCCGTTTTAGTTTTGAGTTGTGTTACCTCCAGAAACCACTGGCCTGCGTTGAGGGACCGTAAATCTGTCCAGTTGAAGGACGAAGCGTCGTCATGCTGTCTGTCTGGAAAGACCCTCTTGACGTCCGTGGTTCGTCTCAAGGTGTGATCTCGCATGAGAAACGGAACCCCATCCACACTAGACCAAACACACAACAGAAGATTGTGTCGCCTTCCCTAAACCAGGACTGTTGTTATCAGTTTGTGAGCTGACAAGATGGATAAACAATCATGAGCAAAACCATAAATCGCACAAGGCACTTTGGGTACATTTATACCTTATATGGATAACCCGGTGACGGCACAGCCCCGGCTTGTtttgaggaagtatgaaggaaggcaaaatTCAATCAGGGGTGGAGacaggctttaaaggcctactgaaacccactactaccgaccacgcagtctgatagtttatatatcaatgtttatatatcaatgatgaaatcttaacattgcaacacatgccaatacggccgggttaacttataaagtgcaattttaaatttcccgccacacttccgcttgaaaacgtctcggtatgatgacgtatgcgcgtgacgtagccagtttaacagaggtatggcttccccattgaagccaatacgaaatagctctgttttcatctcattattccacagcattcaggacattcattgcattatggagaaagaagctgagcaagcaaagaagaaagttgtcggtgcgaagcggatattttgcgagggaagtcagaaacacaacacagccggtgtttgtttacattaccgaaagatgcagtcaagatcgaagaactcggacaacagagactctaaccaggaggactttgatttggatacacagacgcgataccgtgagtacgtagctgtgcttccaaacatttgatcgcttgctataactagctcgaactaggagctaggagctagcataacaaacacctaggtgtttgttatgcgggattaatttgtggcatattaaatataagcctggttgtgttgtggctaatagagtatatatatatgtcttgtgtttatttactgttgttgtcattcccagctgaatatcaggtcccacccgcgcgcttccaaacatttgatcgcttgcccgtacgtgcgtgtcacgtacgtaactttggttaaatatataagctttatgaaccttgggttaggtgagcggtcctttgggctgagtgagtgtgtgtgttgtgcaggtgtttgaattgtattggcgggttatatatacgggatcccgtccatattacccgctcgagctataactagctcgagctagtagctaggagctagcataacaaacacctaggtgtttgttatgcgggattaatttgtggcagattaaatataagtctggttgtgttgtggctaatagagtatatatatgtcttgtgtttatttactgttgtagtcattcccagctgaatatcaggtcacccccggctctcacagcatcttccctatctgaatcgcttccactccccactagtccttcacttgcattttcctcatccacacatctttcatcctcgctcaaattaatggggaaatcgtcgctttctcggtccgaatctctctcacttctggcggccatcattgtaaacaatagggaactttgtggatatgttcaattgactacgtcacgctacatccggtaggggcaagccttttttttatcagataccaaaagttgcgatctttatcgtcgttgttttatactaaatcctttcagcaaaaatatggcaatatcgcgaaatgatcaagtatgacacatagaatagatctgctatccccgtttaaattaaaaaaattcatttcagtaggcctttaaacactccTTCAACGAGAGGCATTTTGGATTTATACAATAAAAGCTACAGAGTACCTAGGTCTGAATGGTGAACTAGATTTCTCTCCTTTTTGGTATAATTATTGTCCCTTAAAATTGTGAGTTTTGTTTTCTCTCAGACAGGTCCTTACAGACTTAATATTTATtagtatatgaatgtatatactatgtataatTTATTGTCTGTTGTGTTGAATATGTTGGATTGGTGGATAGGGGCTGATTTTCGATTGGTTGTGTAAAGTCTGTAATATTTGTAATTGTTTTCCTTTCATTAGCAGGTTATGCTGATCATGTGACCACCCACCTGTTCACAATGAACAGCTGCTTCTAATTACCCACCTATTTATCGATGAGTAAAGTTGACCGACAAACACTTTGCCTTCGCCCTGACGAAGGCCTTTCAGGCTGAAACGCGTAGGCATGTTTTATTAGAGTAGCCAAgtacaaaaaaaggcattttaatcATTATCTTTTAGAGTGCctcagattttttattttaagtttCCATTGGTTCCCTAAACTTAAGAGCACCGGAGGAACACATTTTGCTACACCTAAGCAGCACTCCATGCATTTTGCTTTCAGTTGAACATATGAGTAGCTAATGAAATATGAATGAAAATGTCTGCTTAGTGACCTGAGAGTGACGTCAGCCTCCAGGGAGATGGCTCCGTGCTGGAGGGCTCTGTTGAAGGACACCATGGTGTTTTCTGGGGCCAGCTGGAGCACAGACAACATTTGATTGAACACATTTCCACAGACtctttattttttatcatttatgatgtccaccattacatgtttagGTGTGGGACCAAGAGCAATTACCACACACCAGTGTGATACCAATACCTGTACCTACTAAGTCACTAACAGGTTATAGTGAGGTGATGATTAAACACTTGACTGGGTCAACTCACCATTGGTGCCCCTCGTCGGCCAATAACATCTGGTCGAGGTTTGAGGCTGGGTCTGTCCATTATACAGGGACAGGAAAATGAGAGCGGTGCCAAATAAAGGGCCAGGAGAATGATGGCGTAGATGATTAATATCGTCATTTGGAAATCTAAGACAGAAAAAAATTTAGATTTCTTTAATTAATATTTGGTCTTTTTTGGATGGGAGTCAATGCGGCATAATGGCTCTTCTTTGAAATAAGGCACCACATCTttctactgtatttatttttagtccactGGCTGAAAACCTATCAGCTAATCATGTGACTCCATACACAGTGGGGAACAGATTCCCTAAACTAATAATACCGGGGCTGTTAAGTTTCAGATAGACGAAAGTGAGAGTTGTGATATTTAAGATCAAACCAAATCCATTGACTGGTTCATTGACATGAACGATTGGTTTATTTTTATGTGAAGCGTGACAGTGATGAAAGTTACATTTACATCTCAACCAAGGCAGAAACAGCGGCAGAATTGCACAGAGTGGGTGTGcgtctcctctctgctctgactgGAATGGATTTaaatgttattgtcattgtatttaaaagtacaatgaaatgtgttttcagtacaaGCTGTCTAAAAGCAGACATACAGGGACCACCTGTGAGGTATGGCTCACAGAGCTCACAGGGGCTCCGCTTGTACGTTGAGGACATTAGAGTGATGTGCACTTTCATGTCtccaaaacatccaaaaaaaagttgctagatttgttgctagtcacTTTTGAGAAAGTCACTAAGAGGTGTTGGAAAAATCCTAGAATTATCAAGAAAGTCGCCACGTTGACAAAACTACGCTGAGGTGTGTGTCAAAAATAAAGACGTAAAGACTTTAGGTTGCTTTTGATTGGTTTACACTGCATGGTGCCTTCTGTGGTTGGCTAGATTTAGGCACAAAGATTATGGATTGGTCTGTGATTGGTTCTTTCGGTAAGTCAATCAGAATTATTCGAACTATGGCAGGCCGCATTGAAACAAATGTATTATCGTGAAAAAATCAATATAGAGTAGTGAATGGGGAAAAATAAGCGTGATAAATGTCAAATGTGGCATGTGACGCGAGAAAGGGTTAGATTGCATGACTGTCACGCTCAAAGAGTGAGGCTTGGCAGCTCTGTAATAATAATCACCTTTATtacggaaaataaactgcatttcttagtaatTATCaattaacattatcactggaggacaaggctaaacatgttacacactgagagcCAGCCAGGGGCAGGCATGCTATTTGCTAAGCTAGGTGTTAAGCTAGCTTGGAGCAACACAAatgaataagtgcttagtaaggTTTAAGAAATGTAGATGGAAGATGGCGGAGGTCTGGGCTCACCAAATACTTTTCTAGTACTGCTGTTAAAAGCGGAAGTCAAACAGAAGCGAAGACTTACTGGATCTTTCTCTGCGGACCACATATCCAGCTATCAGCCAGCTGAGGGCTGTGACGGTTGTTAGCGCTCCAATGTGCAGGAAAGGTGCTGTGGACTGACATGGAAACAATTAGTGAAAACCATACTCAAACATTTGAGATttttcactgatttaactactcaTGACAATGTTGGTGGACCAGATAATCTAAACTGATTATGTGATATATAGTTCTGGCTCAATACGGATCAACAGAGGGCCCAACATAcaagttattgtaacaataatgtGTGATATTATTTCTTGGTCCTACCAGTCTGCTTGAGTTGAATGTGTTTTTTTCACTCAACAAATATTCAAGAAACATTTACTGTGCTCTGTGGGATGAATTGCAGACCTTTCATGTCTGCAAAAGTATCAATGTAAGTAGCCTGATGTTTCATAATGTACAATAAAGCTAGTTTTCACAACTCACCCAGCTCTGTTCTGATTAGCAGATCACCACCCTGGTCTCTCCCTCTCTGAATAACGATACAACTTCCATTACGCTTGAATATTTGTTTGTGTATTATTCATCCTTTCAGAAACAGCCTACCATATTAGCTAGAGGgatggcgtggctcggttggtagagcgaccgtgccagcaacctgagggttcctggttcaatacccggcttccgccatcctagtcatgtccgttgtgtccttgagcaagacacttaacccttgctcctgatgggtcgtggttagggccttgcatggcagcacccgccatcagtgtgtgaatgtgtgtgtgaatgggtgaatgtggaaatagtgtcaaagcgacttgagtaccttgaaggtagaaaagcactatacaagtataacccatttaccatcgaGTAAGCATTAAACCCAAGCAAGTTTTGGGTCCTAAGACGGCACTTTAGTGAGTTTTGGCTCTCAAGAAGGCATTTTAACATGCGTTTTAGCTCTCAAGAGGGTACAATCTGTCACATTACGTCTTGTTATGTTTCCTTAGTTTGTGGTTGTTTATTgtgtagcgctcttatttttggttCCCCTTTCCGGCATGTCTCCCAAAGCGCTCTTTCCCctcacctgccgctgattggcagcctggccacacctggtagtGGTTGTTAATCAGCTGGCTTCTATagatgcctgcctcgccctttcGTCAGGGCTGGAGGATTGTTTCTGTTACTGTTAGCTGCATTCTGTGTGCATAACTGCTCATCCTGtgttaaatataattaaataattgtcttacctgcacctcACCATTctgtctcctgcatcttgggTTCACAACGATCGCAGCCATGCAAGTACGTGACAATTCTAACAtgcgttttggctcctaagagggcactgaTAGTGATACATATGTTTTGGCTCTCAAGAGGGCAATGTAGTGAGTTTTAGCTCCCAAGAGGGCCTTTTAGCACTTGTTGACTCATGAGAGGGCATTTTAGAGCGTTTTGATAGGGCACTTTGGTGCATGTTTTGGCTCCCAAGGACATTTAGCACATGTGTTGTGTTCTAAGAGGACACTTTAGCAAATTTAGGTTCAACCAAAAGGGCACTGTAGCATGCAATTTGACTTCCAAGAAGGCACTATAACACATTTTGcctccccttaaaggcctactgaaacccactactaccgaccacgcagtttgatagtttatatatcaatgatgaaatcttaacattgcaatacatgccaatacggccgggttaacttataaagtgcaattttaaatttcccgccacacttccggttgaaaacgtctagatatgatgacgtatgcgcgtgacgtcaacaattgatacggaagtattggtaccccattgaatacaatacaaaaaagctctgttttcatttcaaaattccacagtattctggacatctgtgttggtgaatcttttgcaatttgtttaatgaacaatgaagactgcaaagaagaaagttgtaggtgggatcggtgtattagcggctggctgtagcaacacaatcaggaggacttacttggatagcagacgcgctagccgacgctagccaccaaccgcacggatgatcgggtgaagtccttcgtccttacgtcgatcgctggaacgcaggtgagcacgggtgttgatgagcagatgaaggctggctggcgtaggtggagagataatgtttttatcatagctctgtgaggtcccgttgctaagttagcttcaatggcgtcattagcaacagcattgttaagctttgccaggctgggaattattaaccgtgtagttacatgtacatggtttaatagtattgttgatcttctgtctatccttccagtcagggatttatttattttgtttctatctgcatttgagcccgatgctaccacgttagcccagtagctaaagagcttcgccgatgtattgtcgtggagataaaagtcactgtgattgtccatttcgcgttctcgactctcattttcaagaggatatagtatccgaggtggtttaaaatacaaatccgtgatccacaatagaaaaaggagagagtgtggaatccaatgagccagcttgtacctaagttacggtcagagcgaaaaaagatatgtcttgcactgcattctagtccttcactctaacgttcttcatccacgaatatttcatcctcgttcaaattaatggcgtaatcgtcgctttctgggtccaaatcgctctagctgcattgaaaacaatgggacattttgaggagtccttcctttgttgacgtcacgctacttccggtacaggcaaggcttttttttatcagcgaccaaaagttgcaactttatcgtcgatgttctctactaaatcctttcagcaaaaatatggcaatatcgcgaaatgatcaagtatgacacatagaatggatctgttatccccgtttaaataaaaacaattcatttcagtaggcctttaaaatatttaCTGTGCAGACTTCATAGACTCAGTCAATGGTTTTATAGTGTAAACTAACATGCAGGGACACTAGCAGGACATCCCACTCCTCGCCCCATATGTCCTCAACAGAGACAACACCAGAGATAGTGGTGAGCAGCGTGGCCAGCACTCCAATCTGTGAAATGGAGAGCATAAGAACGTGATGTCTTTGGACAAACAACAATGTTAATCACTACACCTTGTGCAACCAGTAGAGATTTAACTGTTGGCCCAAGGATATGTGGAAAAGTGCCAAGAtctaattaaacaaacaaaaaaacagagtTTATTATTGATAATCTCCAATTACTGGTAGATTGTGCtccaatgaaaacatttttttaccatcAAGACTGAAATATAGCTGAATCCCACAATGGTGGATGCCAGTATGGGGATGGTCTCATCCCTCCATTCTCCAGAGCGGTTATATACAGACCTGTAGTTTGAACAGGTTGGAGTACAGTAGAGTTACAGTATGAGCGGTACCGTACACTAACACAAACTGTGTCTTTCCCTTTAAAAGTAGAGTTCTTTACCTGAAAATACACATTATGAATTTTTGGCGTAATGTGTCAAATTAAATATACACTCAAAAGACTATGTTCTAAACCAGGTTACTAATGTGTGACTGAGAAGTGAATAGATGTATTTCACTGTCAAGCACTTTGGGGAtctgaaatacaaaaaaatatcatATAAATTTTATCCATTATATTTATTACAAATCCGTTGctatataatactgtaaataGTACCTCTTAAGTCTTTAAAGACGGACATCTCTCAGGTTTCACTTGGTAGCCTGACTAACCTGTGTTTTGTTCTGTAACCTGCAGCATTCCTCTCATGAAGTTTAATTGTGTAGAATATGTGTTTTTGGCTTTTGCAGCATTTTTCTTTTCCAATTGTGTTTGATCCTGCAGCACGTATGTGATTGTAGCAGTTTCTATATTTAGGTTCATGTAAGGCTTCAGCAATTAttcgattaatttgattagaaaaaaaatattgatttatacTATATTAACTAATATAAGTGTATACATTCCGGACCGCATGGAGTGCCAGAAACCTTAAATAGGCCTAtatagtttccaaaaataatgaaGGTTAAGGCAActaaaaatgttttggttatttcaacaattttctctaAAATTCACATTGAGGCTATGCATTGTGTTTTATCTAATTACTCGAACAAACTTATCGATAGAtgacacacacatgcgcacacataCACAAgaacacacgcatgcacgcacaaacacaaatacacacacacactcgtaaaCATAGACTCACCAGTTGAACTCATTAAAGTCATTTTGAGCCACCAACCAGAAGTAGGCCCAAAAGAGAAGCAGAAAAAAAGAGCAGCTCAGGAGGGCAAACCACGAGCATTCCCACTGTAAAAATAAGAAGATCGATCATCATAAGGGGTTTtgcacacaaattaaaaaaaacatctctaAGAACAATATAgggaaaaaaattatgatttttaaacTTGCTTTTTTTCCTAAACAAACATCTTTAGGAAAAAAAGCAAGTttaaaaatcattatttttttgttgtttgtttgtgtggaAGGGCCCAAAAAATTGCAATAAATATTGAACCCTCTTGCGATAACGATATACAGTGTGCCCTCACAAAAACTATTACGGTCTCGGTGCAAATTTGTGAAGATGTGTTTCTATCACTTTGTTATATTATTTTAAAGTACATCGCAACGTTGCCAGCTAAAGCTATTTTGCGAACATGAGCTTGCACACAGCACACCATTGGCTAGTGGGGACCAACCAGAGCATTGTGTTCCATCCTGGAATCTGATTGGCCCAACAGCCATTGTGTCATTCTCCTCAGTGTTTCCACGATTCTCGATACTTACTCGATAccaccataaaaataaaaaataaaagaaccaTAAGCTTTTAAATTCACTAGTTTATTgaaaacatttgtgtttttattcccTATTAGTATCAACATGAGTCTTTTCTCAGTACTTTATGccaatatatgtacacacacatatatatatatatatatatatatatatatatatatatatatatatacacacacatatatatatatatatatatatatatatatatatatatatatatatatatatatatatatatatatatatatatatatatatatatatatatatatatatatatatatatacatatactaccgttcaaaagtttggggtcacattgaaatgtccttatttttgaaggaaaagcactgtacttttcaatgaagataactttaaactagtcttaactttaaagaaatacactctatacattgctaatgtggtaaatgactattctagctgcaaatgtctgatttttggtgcaatatctacataggtgtatagaggcccatttccagcaactatcactctagtgttctaatggtacaatgtgtttgcttattggctcagaaggctaattgatgattagaaaacccttgtccaatcatgttcacacatctgaaaacagtttagctcattacagaagctacaaaacggaccttcctttgagcagattgagtttctggagcatcacatttgtggggtcaattaaacgctcaaaatggccagaaaaagagaactttaatctgaaactcgacagtctattcttgttcttagaaatgaaggctattccacaaaattgtttgggtgaccctaaacttttgaacggtagtgtatgtttggaggagaaaaggtgaggcctttaatcccaggattaccattcctaccgtcaagcaaggtggtggtagtattatgctctgggcctgttttgctgccaatggaactggtgcttcacagagagtaaatgggacaatgaaataggagtattacctccaaattcttcaggacaacctaaaatcatcagcctggaggttgggtcttgggcgcagttgggtgttccaacaggacaatgtgaagtgaagtaaattacatttatatagcgctttttctcaagtgactcaaagcgctttacattgtgaaacccaatatctaagttacatttaaaccagtgtgggtggcactgggagcaggtgggtaaagtgtcttgcccaaggacacaacagcagtgactaggatggcggaagcggggatcaaacctgcaaccctcaagttgctggcacggccgctctaccaacccaatgaccctaaacacacgtcaaaagtggtaaaggaatggctaaatcaggctagaattaaggttttagaatggccttcccaaagtcctgacttaaatgtgtggacaaagctgaagaaacaagtccatgtcagaaaaccaacaaatttagctgaactgcacgaattttgtcaagaggagtggtcaaaaactcaaccagaagcttgccagaagcctgtggatggctaccaaaagcgccttattgcagtgaaacttgccaagggacatgtaatcaaatattaacgttgctgtatgtatacttttgaccctgcagatttggtcacatttttagtacacccataataaatacataaaagaaccaaacttcatgaatgttttttgtgacaaacaagtatgtgctccaatcattccatcacaaaaaaataagagttgtagaaattattggaaactcaagacagccatgacattatgttctttacaagtgtatgtaaacttttgagaataaataaaataaaatttaaattaaatcaataaataactaataataaataataaaaagttgTTATTCTCTTCTTCGAAAGGATTATGAGTAATTTCTCATCTAAACGGGAAAATATGAACAccttagcagtcggcatcctaatcacagcagacattgtacagttagCGATGAGCAGTCAgacagtctgcagtgagtaataatagtgatgaataaaaaaaaaagcatgtgatgtttttttttaaattaatgcaccgtgtatgtttaaaatgaacaaaatacgtaaatattaaatggtaTTATAAATGTactcgttactacattacatatatacttacataatgtatataaaacctcaatggaggtgtttgggtgttttttaatggctccattgtaaggcgacttttgatcgcatatatttaatattttggaatgcaaaaaaataaataacatccgtcatcatgtctttcataatgactgtgaacaataggcaaaattccaaaaaaagtgcagttcccccttaagtCACCCAGAatgcagctatacaattataaaaggatgttgctgtgtAGACAAtatgtccaatttttttttttttttcttctgacaGACCATGCAATCATGTAGACACACACGCGCATGAGGAAGGATAGTGTGAGCATCAAGTGTGTGTCAGTTTGTGCATACTTctcagacgtgctaaataaaacgctaaaTAGAACGCTAAATAGAACTCAcaaaacagtgatgagtgttCATAAATTACTTTGTGCGTGCTGTATAATATAttggcatcttctcctcccagtattgtggttgtttggatgatcagcatatattctgcatactaATGAAGAAAGTGAAACAAAATGGATTGCAAGCATTATTCTCTTAACttacaatccactttgcacacatttagtagatcagctttgtgtgtgctatcaagtatgcacgtgttttagtacacgcaaacctttagtaaacgaGGCCCTTATGTTTAATATATccatattttttatgtatatgcCAAAAAGCATATGCATTGATAAAATATCATttgttaatatatttattttttg
This Entelurus aequoreus isolate RoL-2023_Sb linkage group LG05, RoL_Eaeq_v1.1, whole genome shotgun sequence DNA region includes the following protein-coding sequences:
- the gdpd5a gene encoding glycerophosphodiester phosphodiesterase domain-containing protein 5 isoform X1: MVKHQPFQVYEKQVFVSFVTGIYGCRWKRYQRSQDDSSRWECSWFALLSCSFFLLLFWAYFWLVAQNDFNEFNWSVYNRSGEWRDETIPILASTIVGFSYISVLMILALFHISLGQQLNLYWLHKIGVLATLLTTISGVVSVEDIWGEEWDVLLVSLHSTAPFLHIGALTTVTALSWLIAGYVVRRERSNFQMTILIIYAIILLALYLAPLSFSCPCIMDRPSLKPRPDVIGRRGAPMLAPENTMVSFNRALQHGAISLEADVTLSVDGVPFLMRDHTLRRTTDVKRVFPDRQHDDASSFNWTDLRSLNAGQWFLERDPYWTVETLTGRDRSRIGNQTVCSLLEMLRLAVRANSSALLNVRRPPPGHPRYRSWFMDTMWAVQKAGISQKRVRTVTWTPDTDRGRVRGFQQTTNEKLSISEIRQRGITSLTLHYSKASHKDIQEYLANNVSVTVYPVNKPWLYSLLWCSGVPSVSSDAPQVLRKVPYPIWLMSQKAYSFIWITSDLVSLAVVIGLFSFQNFHMIRWRMSAMHNCNPEQIMLSAVPNRSSRDVNIMKEKLIVSEFNNGLSSTEELSLYPEDPFATYSHEGLNR
- the gdpd5a gene encoding glycerophosphodiester phosphodiesterase domain-containing protein 5 isoform X2: MVKHQPFQVYEKQVFVSFVTGIYGCRWKRYQRSQDDSSRWECSWFALLSCSFFLLLFWAYFWLVAQNDFNEFNWSVYNRSGEWRDETIPILASTIVGFSYISVLMILALFHISLGQQLNLYWLHKIGVLATLLTTISGVVSVEDIWGEEWDVLLVSLHSTAPFLHIGALTTVTALSWLIAGYVVRRERSNFQMTILIIYAIILLALYLAPLSFSCPCIMDRPSLKPRPDVIGRRGAPMLAPENTMVSFNRALQHGAISLEADVTLSVDGVPFLMRDHTLRRTTDVKRVFPDRQHDDASSFNWTDLRSLNAGQWFLERDPYWTVETLTGRDRSRIGNQTVCSLLEMLRLAVRANSSALLNVRRPPPGHPRYRSWFMDTMWAVQKAGISQKRVTWTPDTDRGRVRGFQQTTNEKLSISEIRQRGITSLTLHYSKASHKDIQEYLANNVSVTVYPVNKPWLYSLLWCSGVPSVSSDAPQVLRKVPYPIWLMSQKAYSFIWITSDLVSLAVVIGLFSFQNFHMIRWRMSAMHNCNPEQIMLSAVPNRSSRDVNIMKEKLIVSEFNNGLSSTEELSLYPEDPFATYSHEGLNR
- the gdpd5a gene encoding glycerophosphodiester phosphodiesterase domain-containing protein 5 isoform X3, which encodes MVKHQPFQVYEKQVFVSFVTGIYGCRWKRYQRSQDDSSRWECSWFALLSCSFFLLLFWAYFWLVAQNDFNEFNWSVYNRSGEWRDETIPILASTIVGFSYISVLMILALFHISLGQQLNLYWLHKIGVLATLLTTISGVVSVEDIWGEEWDVLLVSLHSTAPFLHIGALTTVTALSWLIAGYVVRRERSNFQMTILIIYAIILLALYLAPLSFSCPCIMDRPSLKPRPDVIGRRGAPMLAPENTMVSFNRALQHGAISLEADVTLSVDGVPFLMRDHTLRRTTDVKRVFPDRQHDDASSFNWTDLRSLNAGQWFLERDPYWTVETLTGRDRSRIGNQTVCSLLEMLRLAVRANSSALLNVRRPPPGHPRYRSWFMDTMWAVQKAGISQKRVRTVTWTPDTDRGRVRGFQQTTNEKLSISEIRQRGITSLTLHYSKASHKDIQEYLANNVSVTVYPVNKPWLYSLLWCSGVPSVSSDAPQVLRKVPYPIWLMSQKAYSFIWITSDLVSLAVVIGLFSFQKWRMSAMHNCNPEQIMLSAVPNRSSRDVNIMKEKLIVSEFNNGLSSTEELSLYPEDPFATYSHEGLNR